One window from the genome of Fulvivirga lutea encodes:
- a CDS encoding CHAT domain-containing protein has translation MKLQLTAVILLLIVSTANAQLGKFLKEKAKSVTESGVIQEKIKDLASEKLADARAEVDSTSFSFAISVSDNSDLINADTGKDKAIKLISTFKSNEDDSEQVKARKLKDAGELAYAKGYYQKAEYLLLSAKTSYEESSTDDINYYTTISNLGLLYSTMGRFTKAFEFTNQALELRKENLGESSLAYGVSLNNLAVLQNETGSYNESESNITKAISVIESTSGKESMQTAIALNNKAMLYQSVGRFEDASELMKQVITISADIQSENSNNHQKFLSNQALLYTEIGDYQKAISIYKELIRIKERKFGTKHPDYAHMLNNLASVYLLTGEEGEVESLLKRAIDIYEDKFSKEHKLYASAISDLGNYYRYAGRFEEAKKLLDEALSINKDVLGEDHPDYAKSLEDLAVVEWKLGNYNEASDLFDNTLGKTLTFINSYFPPMSESEKTKYWDQLRPRFEAYYSFVFDPKNSLNELEINAYNYHIATKGLLLSSTNKIKNKILNSGDDELIERYKLWLDQKEMLAQYYSYSKEELAEQKINRDSLEIAANRTEKQLSQESKLFQEGYSLSETKWNDVQAKLASNECAVEVIRYRYFGRYLGEEIRYAAIVFGKEGGILTTVFENGAHLEGRYFKYYNNAIHQKLDDGYSYDQYWKPIHSLTAGKKVVYFSADGIFNQINLNGLKSDQGYVIDSYEIHYVGNTKFIGTQSGQKSLKTAFVLGNPSFGSDQLNPLPGTAKEVSILSTKLKAAGVSTKTYVQDEATENAVKNVKEPGLLHIATHGYFLQDLDNSGNKVFGVNVESARNNPLLRSGLLLSGAGNVLTNAAPMEGSNNGVLTAYEAINLNLNGTNLVVLSACETAVGDVKAGEGVYGLQRAFLGAGAQSLLMSLWKVDDAATQELMTNFYTNWLKSGNKRSAFNQAQKTLKQKYPHPYYWSSFVLVDN, from the coding sequence ATGAAACTACAACTAACTGCCGTCATACTATTGCTCATTGTATCTACTGCTAATGCGCAACTGGGTAAATTTTTAAAGGAAAAGGCAAAGTCTGTTACAGAATCCGGGGTAATACAGGAAAAGATAAAAGACCTGGCCAGTGAGAAACTAGCCGATGCCCGTGCTGAAGTAGATTCTACATCTTTCAGCTTTGCCATATCAGTAAGTGATAACTCAGACTTAATTAATGCTGATACTGGTAAGGATAAAGCTATAAAACTGATAAGCACCTTTAAAAGCAATGAAGATGACTCTGAGCAAGTAAAAGCGCGGAAGCTTAAAGATGCCGGTGAGCTGGCGTATGCCAAAGGCTATTATCAAAAGGCTGAATATTTATTGCTTTCAGCCAAAACAAGCTATGAAGAAAGTTCAACAGATGATATCAATTACTATACTACCATATCAAACTTAGGCCTCCTTTACAGTACCATGGGTAGGTTCACTAAAGCATTCGAATTTACAAATCAGGCCCTTGAGTTAAGGAAAGAGAACTTAGGAGAGTCAAGTCTGGCCTATGGAGTATCGCTTAATAACTTGGCTGTTTTGCAGAACGAAACCGGTAGTTATAATGAATCAGAATCAAATATCACGAAAGCCATTTCAGTAATAGAATCTACTTCTGGTAAGGAAAGTATGCAAACGGCCATCGCTCTGAATAATAAAGCAATGCTATATCAATCGGTAGGAAGGTTTGAAGACGCATCTGAGTTAATGAAGCAAGTGATTACCATTTCTGCTGACATACAAAGTGAAAATTCAAATAACCATCAAAAGTTTTTATCGAATCAGGCACTTTTATATACTGAGATTGGAGATTATCAAAAGGCTATTTCTATTTACAAAGAGCTTATTAGGATCAAGGAACGCAAGTTTGGAACAAAGCACCCAGATTATGCACATATGCTCAATAACTTAGCGTCAGTCTATCTGCTTACTGGCGAAGAAGGGGAGGTGGAGTCTTTGCTAAAAAGGGCAATTGATATTTATGAAGACAAGTTTTCAAAAGAACATAAACTATATGCTTCAGCAATTAGCGATTTAGGAAACTATTATCGCTATGCTGGACGATTTGAAGAGGCTAAAAAATTACTAGATGAGGCGTTAAGTATCAATAAAGATGTATTAGGCGAGGATCATCCCGATTATGCAAAGAGTCTCGAAGATTTGGCCGTTGTGGAGTGGAAGCTAGGTAATTACAACGAGGCATCTGACCTCTTTGATAATACGCTGGGTAAAACTTTGACCTTTATCAATAGTTACTTTCCACCTATGAGCGAATCTGAAAAAACGAAGTATTGGGACCAGTTGAGACCGCGATTTGAAGCATACTATTCCTTTGTATTTGATCCTAAAAACTCACTAAATGAGTTAGAGATTAACGCCTATAATTATCACATCGCCACTAAAGGGCTTTTGCTGAGTTCAACCAATAAAATCAAAAACAAGATTTTAAATAGTGGCGATGATGAGCTGATAGAGCGATATAAGTTGTGGCTCGATCAAAAAGAAATGCTAGCGCAGTATTATTCTTATTCAAAGGAAGAGCTAGCAGAGCAGAAAATTAATAGGGACTCATTAGAAATTGCAGCCAACAGAACTGAAAAGCAACTCTCTCAAGAATCTAAATTATTTCAAGAAGGATATTCGCTATCTGAAACAAAATGGAATGATGTGCAGGCCAAACTCGCATCAAATGAATGTGCAGTGGAAGTAATTCGATACAGGTATTTTGGGAGATACCTTGGTGAGGAGATAAGATATGCAGCTATTGTTTTTGGGAAAGAAGGTGGGATACTAACCACCGTTTTCGAGAATGGAGCGCACTTGGAAGGCAGATACTTCAAATATTATAATAACGCTATTCATCAAAAATTAGATGACGGTTACTCTTACGATCAATATTGGAAACCCATTCATTCACTCACGGCAGGCAAAAAAGTTGTTTATTTTTCTGCTGATGGAATATTTAACCAGATCAACCTAAACGGCTTAAAGTCCGATCAAGGTTATGTTATAGATAGTTATGAAATCCACTATGTTGGAAATACAAAATTTATAGGGACACAATCCGGGCAAAAATCGTTAAAAACTGCATTTGTTTTAGGAAATCCAAGTTTTGGAAGCGACCAACTAAACCCTCTTCCCGGTACTGCGAAAGAAGTTAGTATTTTGAGTACGAAGTTAAAAGCCGCTGGTGTAAGTACTAAGACCTATGTGCAGGATGAAGCCACTGAAAATGCTGTGAAGAATGTTAAAGAGCCAGGATTGCTGCATATAGCAACGCATGGATATTTTCTTCAAGACCTTGATAACAGCGGTAATAAAGTATTTGGGGTAAATGTTGAAAGTGCTCGCAACAACCCGCTTCTGAGGTCTGGTTTATTATTATCTGGTGCGGGCAACGTGTTAACCAATGCAGCTCCTATGGAAGGTAGCAATAATGGAGTGCTCACGGCTTATGAAGCCATTAACCTTAATTTAAATGGTACCAATTTAGTGGTTCTCAGTGCTTGCGAAACAGCGGTTGGTGATGTTAAGGCTGGCGAAGGTGTATATGGTTTGCAGCGTGCCTTTTTAGGAGCCGGAGCTCAATCGCTACTTATGAGTTTGTGGAAGGTAGATGATGCTGCCACACAGGAACTAATGACAAATTTTTATACTAATTGGTTGAAATCAGGGAATAAAAGGTCTGCTTTTAATCAGGCTCAAAAGACATTAAAACAGAAATATCCACATCCATATTACTGGAGCTCTTTTGTTTTGGTAGATAATTAA
- a CDS encoding OmpA family protein has translation MKLSLTVLLSFIFVILYGQEYSQRYELVNLGRKVNTAYHEGAPVISADGKVLYFFVHNHPENTYGKEGSQDIWYSEMGEDGHWGEAKHMGKPLNEHQANQVFTVMPDNETLFIRGGGSKNREGFSFTHKEGTSWSKPEDIDVDDFKNMHKGKFYGATMSTDAKFMILYFSERENSEFNDLYLSKNLGDNKWSRPVKLGSNLNTNRDEFAPFLAPDDKTMYFSSTRKDMGIGYSDIYKTVRLDDTWMNWSDPVNVGRPLNTRAYDAYLSVDNHNNVFTTQSGNTIDGGNLDIFSLKLKDIHISLKGLTLDEKTRQGIPDAHMTIVRNDEIIDTLISSVEATYSVVLLEGNGDFAINVSADGYHPGLTEFTLGEITHDTTVIKDIMLQPIKKKVLLSGIAYDEKTGDPLVAALEFNLPDADRTRKIKTNEAGYYEIELPKTGLYRMVAKAEGYLNANDSLEHLDEENIAYTKDLYLKPIEIGTTVRLNNIFFDFDKTTLKSESFVELDKVVEFLQENRSLEIEIAGHTDSKGSDEYNLNLSQGRAQAVVDYIISNGIEDYRLVAKGYGETVPLESNDTDEGRAFNRRVEFTVLKK, from the coding sequence ATGAAATTATCTCTAACAGTTTTATTGTCTTTTATTTTTGTTATTCTTTATGGGCAGGAATATAGCCAACGCTATGAGTTGGTGAATTTAGGCAGGAAGGTCAATACTGCATATCACGAAGGTGCACCTGTAATTTCTGCTGATGGTAAAGTGCTTTACTTTTTCGTACATAACCACCCTGAGAATACGTATGGCAAAGAAGGGAGTCAGGATATATGGTATTCAGAGATGGGTGAAGACGGACATTGGGGTGAAGCCAAGCATATGGGCAAGCCTTTGAATGAACACCAGGCCAATCAGGTTTTTACCGTTATGCCGGATAACGAGACACTTTTTATAAGAGGAGGAGGTTCAAAAAATAGAGAAGGGTTTTCATTTACACATAAAGAAGGTACATCGTGGAGCAAGCCGGAAGATATTGATGTAGACGATTTTAAAAATATGCACAAAGGTAAATTCTATGGCGCTACAATGTCTACTGATGCCAAATTTATGATACTATATTTTAGTGAGCGGGAGAATAGTGAATTCAATGATCTGTATCTAAGCAAAAACCTTGGGGATAACAAATGGTCGAGGCCAGTAAAATTAGGATCGAATTTAAATACCAATAGAGATGAATTTGCACCATTTTTAGCACCCGATGATAAAACCATGTATTTCTCCAGTACTCGTAAAGATATGGGAATTGGTTACTCCGATATTTACAAAACAGTTCGTTTAGACGATACCTGGATGAACTGGTCTGATCCGGTAAATGTGGGCAGGCCTTTAAATACCAGAGCTTATGATGCTTACCTGTCTGTAGATAATCACAATAATGTTTTTACCACCCAATCAGGAAATACTATTGATGGCGGTAATCTGGATATTTTTTCGTTAAAGCTCAAGGATATTCACATTAGCCTGAAAGGTCTGACCCTTGATGAGAAAACAAGACAGGGAATCCCTGATGCGCATATGACCATTGTTCGTAATGATGAAATTATTGATACGCTCATATCGTCTGTAGAGGCTACTTATTCGGTGGTACTTTTAGAAGGCAATGGAGATTTTGCTATAAATGTATCTGCCGATGGATATCACCCTGGACTAACAGAGTTTACTCTTGGGGAGATTACCCATGATACTACAGTGATAAAAGACATTATGCTGCAACCTATTAAAAAGAAAGTGCTGTTAAGCGGCATTGCCTATGATGAAAAAACAGGTGATCCATTAGTTGCTGCTTTAGAGTTTAATTTACCTGATGCTGACAGGACCAGAAAGATAAAGACCAACGAGGCGGGTTACTACGAGATTGAACTTCCTAAAACTGGTTTATATCGCATGGTGGCAAAAGCTGAGGGTTATTTAAATGCGAATGATAGTTTGGAGCATCTTGATGAAGAGAATATAGCCTATACAAAAGACCTATATTTAAAACCCATTGAAATTGGAACGACCGTACGACTAAATAATATATTCTTTGATTTTGATAAGACTACACTCAAATCTGAATCATTTGTTGAGCTTGATAAAGTTGTAGAATTCCTTCAGGAAAATAGGTCACTTGAAATTGAAATTGCAGGGCATACTGACAGTAAAGGTTCAGATGAATACAACCTGAATTTATCACAAGGTAGGGCTCAGGCTGTGGTAGACTATATTATTTCTAATGGAATTGAAGATTATCGGCTGGTCGCAAAAGGTTATGGTGAAACTGTGCCTTTAGAAAGTAATGATACAGATGAAGGTAGGGCATTTAACAGAAGGGTTGAGTTTACGGTATTAAAAAAGTGA
- a CDS encoding carboxypeptidase-like regulatory domain-containing protein — translation MRIFLFLLILVIPSIAFSQQSKIELVGEIIDAETKDAVPYVHIINKHTQEGVASNTEGRFWIRINPGDTLLFSAIGFETYQFVINERVTTDKMLVTIALSQATLELESVKVFAYKDEYALKRAILDAEVPMEDEKKGIELPGFYYGPRKEWKNSAFTSPLTAIAGVFSKENKERKLLAQAEKNTHQFQQLEAKYNEQVVKEITGLPDDKIEDFMEFCVIDRGFIEKATEYEITVVIHQCLTDFKNQPEK, via the coding sequence ATGAGGATTTTCTTATTTCTACTCATTTTAGTGATTCCTTCGATAGCCTTCAGCCAGCAATCTAAAATTGAGTTGGTAGGAGAAATAATTGATGCTGAAACTAAAGATGCAGTGCCTTACGTGCACATAATTAACAAACACACCCAAGAAGGAGTAGCTAGTAATACGGAAGGAAGGTTTTGGATCCGTATTAACCCGGGAGATACCCTGCTGTTTTCTGCTATAGGTTTTGAGACATATCAGTTTGTAATTAATGAAAGGGTTACTACTGATAAGATGCTGGTAACCATAGCGCTTAGTCAAGCTACGTTAGAACTCGAGTCTGTGAAGGTCTTTGCCTATAAAGATGAATATGCGCTGAAGCGAGCTATTTTGGATGCGGAAGTACCCATGGAAGATGAGAAAAAAGGTATAGAGCTTCCCGGATTTTATTATGGCCCTAGAAAAGAATGGAAAAATTCTGCCTTTACCAGTCCTTTAACAGCTATTGCTGGAGTATTCAGTAAAGAAAACAAGGAACGCAAACTTCTGGCACAGGCCGAGAAAAATACACATCAATTCCAGCAATTGGAAGCTAAATACAACGAGCAAGTGGTGAAGGAAATCACGGGCCTACCTGACGACAAAATAGAGGATTTCATGGAGTTCTGTGTTATTGACCGTGGGTTCATTGAAAAGGCTACTGAATATGAAATCACAGTGGTTATCCACCAATGTCTAACTGATTTTAAAAATCAACCTGAAAAATAA
- a CDS encoding lysophospholipid acyltransferase family protein: MNIIKTIFLKLYMIWVLIVFTTFMLILLPLIVLPILIHVRVGMGTFYGLKIWSRIFSILNFIPYKIIGKKNVNPKASYIYTCNHTSFLDAPGIALAIPNQFRPLAKKELLKIPVFGLIVRVVTVVVDRSSQESRKASLQKLKDIIKKGVSILIFPEGTQNRTDQLLQPFYSGAFRTAIETGTPIMPMVVIGAGKLMPPGTMKVKPGKIKVVFGEAIPVDGYTMNEVNDLKDHTFKAMESLLVQYSNDH; this comes from the coding sequence ATGAACATCATAAAAACCATATTTTTAAAATTATACATGATTTGGGTGCTGATAGTCTTCACCACCTTCATGCTAATTCTTTTACCACTGATAGTACTTCCTATACTTATTCATGTGCGTGTTGGAATGGGTACCTTTTACGGTTTGAAAATATGGTCGAGGATTTTTAGCATTCTAAACTTCATACCCTATAAAATCATAGGTAAAAAGAATGTGAACCCTAAAGCATCCTACATTTACACGTGCAATCATACATCATTTCTCGATGCGCCCGGCATAGCACTTGCCATACCCAATCAGTTTAGGCCTTTGGCAAAAAAAGAGCTTTTAAAAATACCTGTTTTTGGTTTGATCGTGAGAGTAGTAACCGTGGTGGTAGACAGATCTAGCCAGGAAAGCAGAAAGGCCAGTCTACAAAAACTAAAAGACATTATTAAAAAAGGAGTTTCTATATTAATCTTCCCTGAGGGTACTCAAAATAGAACAGACCAACTTTTGCAACCATTTTATAGTGGTGCTTTTAGAACAGCTATTGAAACAGGTACTCCCATTATGCCAATGGTTGTAATTGGTGCAGGCAAGTTGATGCCTCCTGGAACAATGAAGGTTAAACCTGGCAAAATAAAGGTGGTTTTTGGAGAAGCCATTCCAGTAGATGGATACACCATGAATGAGGTAAATGATTTAAAAGATCACACATTTAAAGCAATGGAATCACTGTTGGTGCAATATTCAAATGATCATTAG
- a CDS encoding YgaP family membrane protein, with product MKPNMGKADRIIRIIIALLIGYLYYTGVLSGTVAIILGILAVIFVATSFISFCPLYLPFGLSTRKKG from the coding sequence ATGAAACCTAATATGGGAAAAGCAGATCGGATAATTCGAATTATTATTGCTCTGCTAATCGGCTATCTTTATTATACAGGTGTATTAAGCGGTACAGTAGCTATAATTCTTGGTATTCTAGCAGTCATTTTTGTAGCAACAAGCTTTATCAGTTTTTGCCCGCTTTACTTACCTTTTGGCTTGTCTACAAGAAAGAAAGGTTAG